In one window of Zhihengliuella sp. ISTPL4 DNA:
- a CDS encoding aldo/keto reductase: MTTVPTFRAHNGYTLPALGLGTYRLNGDAGADAVSEALRGGYRLVDSAFNYENEGSVGRGVASSGVPRSEVIVTTKLPGRHHARVTATASIEESRSRLGLDATDLHLIHWPNPSQDEYVEAWEALVDAQARGVVRQIGVSNFLPEHLERIERETGVRPVVNQIEVHPYFPQEEQLAYHRERGILTQAWSPLGRAQALLDEDVVREVATAHDITPAQTVLAWHVARETVAIPKASCAEHQAANLAAAAVVLDDAEVAAITALGRVDGRLFDGDPAVHEES; encoded by the coding sequence ATGACCACTGTCCCCACCTTCCGCGCCCACAACGGCTACACCCTGCCGGCTCTCGGCCTCGGCACGTATCGCCTGAACGGCGACGCCGGAGCCGACGCGGTCTCCGAGGCGCTCCGTGGGGGTTACCGCCTCGTGGACTCGGCCTTCAACTACGAGAACGAGGGGTCCGTCGGCCGTGGCGTCGCGTCCTCGGGTGTCCCCCGCTCCGAGGTCATCGTGACGACGAAGCTCCCCGGACGGCACCATGCCCGCGTGACGGCGACCGCCAGCATCGAGGAGAGCCGCTCCCGCCTCGGTCTCGACGCGACCGACCTGCACCTCATCCACTGGCCGAACCCGAGCCAGGACGAGTACGTCGAGGCATGGGAGGCGCTCGTGGACGCCCAGGCGCGGGGCGTCGTCCGCCAGATCGGCGTCTCGAACTTCCTGCCCGAGCATCTCGAGCGCATCGAACGGGAGACGGGGGTCCGACCGGTCGTGAACCAGATCGAGGTGCATCCCTACTTCCCGCAGGAGGAGCAGCTGGCCTACCACCGGGAGCGGGGCATCCTCACCCAGGCGTGGAGCCCGCTGGGGCGGGCGCAGGCCCTCCTCGACGAGGACGTCGTCCGCGAGGTGGCCACCGCTCACGACATCACCCCCGCACAGACCGTCCTCGCCTGGCACGTGGCCAGGGAGACGGTCGCGATCCCCAAGGCGTCGTGCGCGGAGCACCAGGCCGCGAACCTCGCCGCCGCCGCCGTCGTGCTCGATGACGCGGAGGTCGCGGCGATCACCGCACTCGGACGCGTGGACGGGCGCCTGTTCGACGGCGATCCCGCTGTGCACGAGGAGTCGTGA
- a CDS encoding helix-turn-helix transcriptional regulator — protein MQFLLLGLLLDGSATLYDLHKRFGAGISLFYAASFGSIQRALRQAEAQGWARSEETMHGARRKRFYAITHEGRTVWRSWMLSALSGSDPEPLMLARIYLLGHLTTAERTACIAVIRSRLAEDEERLRTLAQELDAVTIPDEAADHYRYRRATLDYGLRSHNLALAWLADVERAP, from the coding sequence ATGCAGTTCCTTCTCCTCGGACTCCTCCTCGACGGTTCGGCGACGCTCTACGACCTGCACAAGCGCTTCGGTGCTGGCATCTCGCTCTTCTATGCCGCGAGTTTCGGCAGCATCCAGCGAGCGCTCCGACAGGCGGAAGCGCAGGGGTGGGCACGATCCGAGGAGACGATGCACGGCGCTCGCCGCAAGCGGTTCTATGCGATCACGCATGAGGGTAGGACGGTGTGGCGGTCGTGGATGCTCTCGGCTCTCAGCGGGTCGGACCCGGAGCCGCTGATGCTCGCGCGCATCTACCTCCTCGGGCACCTCACGACGGCGGAGCGCACGGCATGCATCGCGGTGATCCGGTCGCGCCTGGCGGAGGATGAGGAGCGCCTGCGCACTCTCGCGCAAGAGCTCGACGCGGTCACGATTCCGGACGAGGCCGCGGACCACTACCGCTATCGCCGCGCGACCCTCGACTACGGGCTGCGCTCCCACAACCTCGCGCTCGCGTGGCTCGCGGACGTCGAGCGTGCCCCGTGA
- a CDS encoding YchJ family protein: MTESARCPCASGDSFAACCAPLLDGAPAPTAERLMRSRYTAFVREDEPYLLRTWHPETRPETLTFEPDLEWRRLVIVDRVAGGPFDTEGVVEFEAFWRQGGTRGSLHERSRFVREDRTWLYVDGAIR, encoded by the coding sequence ATGACGGAGTCCGCCCGCTGCCCCTGCGCCTCGGGGGATTCCTTCGCCGCCTGCTGCGCACCGCTCCTCGACGGCGCCCCCGCGCCGACCGCCGAGCGCCTGATGCGCTCCCGGTACACCGCGTTCGTGCGGGAGGACGAGCCATACCTGCTGCGCACCTGGCACCCGGAGACGCGACCGGAGACGCTCACCTTCGAGCCGGACCTCGAGTGGCGGCGGCTGGTGATCGTGGACCGCGTGGCGGGTGGCCCTTTCGACACGGAGGGCGTGGTCGAGTTCGAGGCCTTCTGGCGTCAGGGCGGCACGCGCGGATCGCTGCACGAACGCAGCCGCTTCGTCCGCGAGGACCGGACGTGGCTCTACGTGGACGGCGCCATCCGGTGA
- a CDS encoding zinc ribbon domain-containing protein encodes MNATPENQRTLLDIADLDRRIAQAERARTRPSQAGRIAELVAIRQEQLRELTVLTGARDDARTELSRLESDVALAEQRRDRDAQRLAAATNPKEAQALEHELASLAKRLSDLEDAELDVMGRVEEADAAVAAQQALLDATTAEGSALTAQGKADVAAATELGAQLARDREAVAATVPAPLLAEYDRRAANSAGAALLTRGTCEGCRMMLPGTDLNEIRRAPEDEVVSCPECGCILVRTEESGLSS; translated from the coding sequence GTGAACGCCACCCCGGAGAACCAGCGCACCCTGCTCGACATCGCGGACCTCGACCGGCGCATCGCGCAGGCGGAGCGCGCCCGCACCCGGCCGAGCCAGGCGGGCCGGATCGCCGAGCTCGTCGCCATCCGTCAGGAGCAGCTCCGCGAGCTCACGGTCCTGACCGGTGCCAGGGACGACGCCCGCACCGAGCTCTCGCGGCTGGAATCCGATGTCGCGCTGGCCGAGCAGCGTCGTGACCGCGACGCCCAGCGCCTTGCGGCGGCCACGAATCCGAAGGAGGCGCAGGCTCTGGAACATGAGCTCGCCAGTCTCGCCAAGCGGCTGAGCGACCTGGAGGATGCGGAGCTCGATGTCATGGGTCGGGTCGAGGAAGCCGATGCAGCCGTGGCCGCGCAGCAGGCGCTGCTGGATGCGACGACCGCGGAGGGCAGTGCCCTCACCGCCCAGGGCAAGGCCGACGTCGCTGCGGCCACGGAGCTCGGCGCCCAGCTCGCCCGCGACCGGGAGGCCGTCGCCGCCACCGTTCCCGCGCCGCTGCTCGCGGAGTACGACCGGCGTGCGGCCAACAGCGCCGGAGCCGCGCTGCTCACCCGCGGAACCTGCGAGGGGTGCCGCATGATGCTCCCCGGCACCGATCTCAACGAGATCCGTCGAGCACCCGAGGACGAGGTGGTCTCGTGCCCCGAGTGCGGCTGCATCCTCGTGCGCACCGAGGAGTCGGGACTCTCGTCGTGA
- a CDS encoding bifunctional 3'-5' exonuclease/DNA polymerase, with amino-acid sequence MTAPASGPERRLALVGLGAGEYAAIELDEHDEEQQRTLLPAAELAGWVAAVEAADAPRWIIRSAAEIYALLLSEGVRITRSHDLVLCHAILRDTAMVSTPLAPAAAWERRDPVDTTPSLFDVLDEESGEDAITAALEQYRAQRTVMAEAADGRLTLLCAAESAGGLIAEEMRVAGLPWDAGVHDAILTETLGARPAAGGLPRRMVERGDEVRALLDDPTLHLDSQPKLLRALHRVGVSVESTSKWELSAHEHPVIEPLLAYKKLSRLLSANGWTWLSEWVQDGRFRPVYIPGGVVTGRWASAGGGALQLPRNLRPAVRADPGWALVVADVAQLEPRMLAAMASDEAMADAARGGDLYAGVVASGAVATREEAKYAVLGAMYGATSGDSGRLVPRLRKVYPRAMALVDDAARAGEDGGIVSTWLGRSSPRPSTEWMRLQADATGADADPAVVSLARRRAREWGRFTRNFVVQGTAAEWSLIWLAEIRHRLAQLPEVFGAAEASGPFAREPHLAFFLHDEVILHTPQEHAEAAADAVREAAAVATTRLFGTFPIDVPLDLRIADSAEK; translated from the coding sequence GTGACGGCGCCGGCGTCGGGCCCGGAGCGACGCCTCGCGCTCGTCGGTCTCGGTGCGGGGGAGTACGCCGCGATCGAGCTGGACGAACACGACGAGGAGCAGCAGCGCACACTCCTCCCCGCGGCGGAACTCGCCGGCTGGGTCGCAGCGGTCGAGGCCGCCGACGCCCCGCGGTGGATCATCCGCAGTGCGGCCGAGATCTACGCGCTGCTCCTGAGCGAAGGCGTGAGGATCACGCGCAGCCACGATCTCGTCCTCTGCCACGCGATCCTGCGCGACACGGCGATGGTGTCCACGCCTCTGGCACCCGCCGCCGCCTGGGAGCGCCGTGACCCGGTGGACACCACTCCCTCCTTGTTCGACGTCCTCGACGAGGAGTCTGGGGAGGACGCCATCACCGCGGCGCTCGAGCAGTACCGCGCGCAGCGGACCGTGATGGCGGAGGCCGCGGACGGCCGCCTGACCCTGCTCTGTGCTGCGGAGTCGGCGGGCGGGCTGATCGCGGAGGAGATGCGCGTCGCGGGGCTCCCGTGGGACGCCGGGGTGCACGACGCGATCCTCACCGAGACGCTGGGTGCGCGGCCGGCCGCGGGCGGGCTGCCCCGGCGGATGGTGGAGCGCGGCGACGAGGTGAGGGCACTGCTCGACGACCCCACGCTGCACCTGGACAGCCAGCCGAAGCTGCTGCGGGCACTGCATCGCGTCGGCGTGTCGGTGGAGTCCACGAGCAAGTGGGAGCTGTCCGCGCACGAGCACCCGGTCATCGAACCCCTTCTCGCCTACAAGAAGCTGTCTCGACTGCTCAGTGCGAACGGTTGGACCTGGCTGTCGGAATGGGTGCAGGACGGCCGCTTCCGCCCGGTGTACATCCCCGGCGGCGTCGTGACCGGACGGTGGGCGTCGGCCGGCGGCGGGGCGCTCCAGCTGCCGCGCAACCTCCGCCCCGCGGTGCGCGCGGATCCGGGCTGGGCGCTCGTCGTCGCGGATGTGGCGCAGCTCGAGCCGCGGATGCTCGCGGCCATGGCGTCCGACGAGGCGATGGCGGACGCAGCGCGTGGCGGCGACCTCTACGCGGGGGTCGTCGCGTCCGGTGCCGTCGCGACGCGCGAGGAGGCGAAGTACGCGGTGCTGGGAGCGATGTACGGCGCCACCAGCGGCGACAGCGGGCGGCTGGTTCCGCGGCTGCGAAAGGTCTATCCGCGCGCGATGGCGCTCGTCGACGACGCGGCGCGCGCGGGAGAGGACGGCGGCATCGTGTCCACGTGGCTCGGGCGCTCCTCGCCGCGTCCGTCCACGGAGTGGATGCGTTTGCAAGCTGATGCGACGGGCGCGGACGCCGACCCCGCCGTGGTCTCCCTCGCCCGCCGCCGCGCGCGGGAATGGGGGCGCTTCACCCGGAACTTCGTCGTCCAGGGCACCGCCGCGGAGTGGTCGCTCATCTGGCTCGCCGAGATCCGCCACCGCCTGGCGCAACTCCCCGAGGTGTTCGGAGCAGCCGAGGCATCCGGGCCGTTCGCCCGGGAACCGCACCTGGCGTTCTTCCTGCACGACGAGGTCATCCTGCACACGCCGCAGGAGCACGCGGAGGCCGCTGCCGACGCCGTCCGCGAGGCTGCTGCCGTCGCCACCACCCGCCTGTTCGGCACCTTCCCGATCGACGTGCCGCTCGACCTGCGCATCGCGGACTCCGCGGAGAAGTGA
- the ppgK gene encoding polyphosphate--glucose phosphotransferase: MAKAIGVDIGGTGIKAGIVDLEHGTMASDRVRVPTPAGAAPEDVLVAVQTVLKTLDVHESTLPLGVAFPAIVKRGKTLSAANVSKEWIDFDAERFFRDGLGRNIVFVNDADAAGVAEARHGAARDVLGFTLLTTLGTGIGSAFLYDGVLLPNTELGHLNFREYESVETYAATSAREREGLSWEEWAERLQAFYSHIEFLFSPDLFVVGGGVSKNAGDFLPLLDLKTPIVPAIHRNNSGIIGAASLAGD; encoded by the coding sequence ATGGCAAAAGCGATCGGCGTCGACATCGGCGGCACGGGCATCAAAGCGGGAATCGTCGACCTCGAACACGGCACCATGGCCTCGGATCGGGTGCGCGTGCCCACTCCGGCCGGCGCGGCGCCGGAAGACGTGCTGGTCGCGGTGCAGACCGTCCTGAAGACGCTCGACGTGCACGAGTCGACCCTGCCGCTCGGTGTGGCGTTCCCCGCGATCGTCAAGCGCGGCAAGACGCTGTCCGCCGCCAACGTCTCGAAGGAGTGGATCGACTTCGATGCCGAGCGCTTCTTCCGCGACGGCCTCGGCCGGAACATCGTCTTCGTGAATGACGCGGACGCCGCCGGCGTCGCGGAGGCCCGCCACGGCGCGGCGCGCGACGTGCTCGGCTTCACGCTGTTGACCACGCTCGGCACCGGGATCGGGTCCGCGTTCCTGTATGACGGCGTCCTGCTGCCGAACACGGAGCTCGGTCATCTGAACTTCCGCGAGTACGAGTCCGTCGAGACCTATGCGGCCACCTCGGCGCGCGAGCGCGAGGGCCTGAGCTGGGAGGAGTGGGCCGAGCGCCTGCAGGCGTTCTACTCGCACATCGAGTTCCTGTTCAGCCCCGACCTGTTCGTGGTCGGCGGCGGCGTGTCGAAGAACGCGGGCGACTTCCTGCCTCTGCTCGACCTGAAGACGCCGATCGTCCCGGCGATCCACCGCAACAACTCCGGCATCATCGGCGCGGCCTCGCTCGCCGGCGACTGA
- the glnA gene encoding type I glutamate--ammonia ligase encodes MDKQRDFVLRTIEERGVKFVRLWFTDVIGTLKSVAIAPAEVEGAFAEGIGFDGSAIEGLTRTYESDLLAQPDPTTFQTLPWRGEIDPTARMFCDLTTPDGQPAVADPRHVLKRTLAKAADAGFTFYTHPEIEFYLLKSSSFGPEGPVPVDSAGYFDNVPGGTAHDFRRRSVRMLEDLGISVEFSHHEGGPGQNEIDLRYADALTTADNVMTFRTVIKEVAIEQGVYATFMPKPLSGQPGSGMHTHMSLFEGDQNAFYEEGAKYQLSKTGRHFIAGLLKHANEISAVTNQFVNSYKRLWGGDEAPSFITWGHNNRSALVRVPMYKPNKGQSSRVEYRALDSAANPYLAYALMLAAGLKGIEEGYELPPEAEDNVWALSDAERRALGYSALPASLDHALEYMEASELVAETLGEQVFNYVLLNKRKEWEAYRGQVTPLELKNNLELL; translated from the coding sequence ATGGACAAGCAGAGGGACTTCGTCCTCCGGACGATCGAGGAGCGCGGCGTCAAGTTCGTGCGCCTCTGGTTCACCGACGTGATCGGCACGCTCAAGTCCGTCGCCATCGCGCCGGCCGAGGTCGAGGGCGCCTTCGCGGAGGGTATCGGGTTCGACGGCTCCGCCATTGAGGGGCTGACCCGCACCTACGAGTCCGATCTGCTCGCCCAGCCCGACCCGACGACCTTCCAGACGCTGCCGTGGCGGGGGGAGATCGATCCGACCGCTCGCATGTTCTGCGACCTCACGACGCCCGACGGGCAGCCTGCCGTGGCCGATCCCCGTCACGTGCTGAAGCGGACGCTCGCGAAGGCCGCCGATGCGGGCTTCACGTTCTACACGCACCCCGAGATCGAGTTCTACCTGCTCAAGTCGTCCTCGTTCGGACCCGAGGGTCCCGTGCCCGTCGACTCCGCCGGCTACTTCGACAACGTCCCCGGCGGCACCGCCCACGATTTCCGTCGGCGCTCCGTCCGCATGCTGGAGGACCTCGGCATCTCCGTCGAGTTCAGCCACCACGAGGGCGGCCCCGGCCAGAACGAGATCGACCTGCGCTACGCCGACGCCCTCACCACCGCGGACAACGTGATGACCTTCCGCACAGTCATCAAGGAGGTCGCGATCGAGCAGGGCGTGTACGCGACGTTCATGCCGAAGCCTCTCAGCGGCCAGCCCGGCAGCGGCATGCACACGCACATGTCGCTGTTCGAGGGTGACCAGAACGCCTTCTACGAGGAGGGCGCGAAGTACCAGCTCTCCAAGACAGGCCGTCACTTCATCGCAGGCCTGCTCAAGCACGCCAACGAGATCTCCGCCGTGACCAACCAGTTCGTCAATTCGTACAAGCGACTCTGGGGTGGCGACGAGGCGCCCAGCTTCATCACCTGGGGTCACAACAACCGGTCCGCGCTCGTCCGCGTCCCGATGTACAAGCCGAACAAGGGACAGTCGTCGCGCGTCGAGTACCGCGCGCTCGATTCCGCAGCGAACCCGTACCTCGCGTACGCGCTCATGCTCGCCGCCGGCCTCAAGGGCATCGAGGAGGGGTATGAGCTTCCGCCGGAGGCGGAGGACAACGTCTGGGCGCTGAGCGATGCCGAGCGCCGGGCGCTGGGGTACTCCGCCCTGCCGGCGAGCCTCGACCACGCCCTGGAGTACATGGAGGCCTCGGAACTCGTCGCGGAGACGCTGGGGGAGCAGGTGTTCAACTACGTGCTCCTCAACAAGCGCAAGGAGTGGGAGGCGTACCGCGGGCAGGTCACGCCGCTGGAGCTGAAGAACAACCTCGAGCTCCTCTGA
- a CDS encoding bifunctional [glutamine synthetase] adenylyltransferase/[glutamine synthetase]-adenylyl-L-tyrosine phosphorylase produces the protein MARPDASVSLSALARLGFAELSDAAASLAELESLLGVPRAMLLEAAVAADPDAAVRGMLRVARRDPSALQALVDDEETRRRVWRVFGASVGLAEFFLRHPDELGVLATRTEALPAADVWRDRLLAAVGAEDGFAASAEDETVVALRVAYRRNLAEIAAFDLSHPRPEDVVAAVAASLADLAGAALEASLAIARTRQAPSAGRDAVATAQLAVIGMGKAGARELNYVSDVDVIFVGGTSDEEALSEPQAIDIATRLARDTMRHLSAIEVEPPLWEVDAALRPEGKQGALVRSLASHVAYYDRWAKSWEFQALLKARPLAGDPALGAAYIDAVQPRVWSSAAREEFVESVQRMRERVMEHIDPEDAPYQLKLGAGGLRDIEFTVQLLQLVHGLTDESLRTRGTLESLDALVAGGYIGRADAGTFADDYRVLRLMEHRLQLRDLSRTHLMPKTPAGLRILARSTKLADTGEGVWARWESVRREVRDIHTRLFYRPLLSAVAGLPEEERTLSAEQAHDRLAAIGFRDPAGALRHIGALTRGLSRKATIQRHLMPVMVRWFADGSDPDYGLLAFRRISERLGDTSWFLRMLRDSSGAAESLTRLLSSSRYIGELLEWIPESVAWLDSAERLRPRSARALDEEARAIQTRHETVADALRAVRALRRRELLRTAMAAVLDVVTIEEVATALTDITDATIQAGLRAVLREAVPPEDAALDFAVIGMGRFGGAELGFGSDADVLYVYDANGVDPGRAEKLATRIVAGLREHLTDHRLPLDLDAGLRPEGRNGPIVRSIDAYAAYYRRWSLSWEAQALLRARGVAGSAKLMGRFMELADSIRYPQAVDLQGLREIKRIKARVEGERLPQGTDPRRHLKLGPGTLSDVEWLVQLLQLQHATDVPGLRTTSTLQALDAAVEAGLVEEDDGERLRTAWLLSSRLRSGITLLTGQTSDVLPADRRQLDALARLLGYPPRSATPLEEEYLAVTRRARRTFEQLFYG, from the coding sequence ATGGCTCGCCCGGACGCCTCCGTCTCTCTGTCGGCCCTCGCCCGGCTGGGCTTCGCCGAACTGAGCGACGCCGCGGCGTCGCTGGCGGAGCTGGAGAGTCTGCTCGGCGTGCCGCGCGCGATGCTGCTCGAGGCGGCGGTCGCGGCGGACCCGGATGCGGCCGTCCGCGGGATGCTGCGGGTGGCGCGACGAGACCCCTCGGCGTTGCAGGCGCTTGTCGACGACGAGGAGACGCGTCGGCGCGTCTGGCGCGTCTTCGGCGCCTCCGTGGGCCTGGCCGAGTTCTTCCTGCGCCACCCCGATGAGCTCGGCGTCCTTGCAACTCGGACCGAGGCGCTGCCCGCGGCGGACGTGTGGCGCGATCGTCTTCTCGCCGCCGTCGGGGCGGAGGACGGATTCGCTGCCTCGGCAGAGGACGAGACGGTCGTGGCCCTGCGCGTCGCGTATCGCCGGAACCTCGCGGAGATCGCGGCGTTCGATCTCAGCCACCCGCGACCCGAGGATGTCGTCGCCGCGGTTGCGGCTTCGCTTGCGGACCTCGCCGGCGCCGCCCTCGAGGCTTCGCTCGCGATCGCCCGCACCCGCCAGGCGCCGTCGGCGGGGCGCGACGCCGTCGCCACGGCCCAGCTGGCCGTGATCGGCATGGGGAAGGCCGGCGCCAGGGAGCTCAACTACGTCAGCGACGTCGATGTCATCTTCGTCGGCGGCACGTCCGACGAGGAGGCGCTGTCCGAGCCGCAGGCGATCGACATCGCCACGCGTCTGGCCAGGGACACCATGCGCCACCTCAGCGCCATCGAGGTCGAACCGCCGCTCTGGGAGGTCGATGCGGCGCTGCGTCCCGAGGGCAAACAGGGCGCCCTCGTCCGCTCCCTCGCGTCCCACGTCGCGTACTACGACCGGTGGGCGAAGAGCTGGGAGTTCCAGGCGCTGCTGAAGGCTCGTCCTCTCGCCGGCGATCCCGCACTGGGCGCCGCCTACATCGATGCCGTGCAGCCGCGCGTGTGGTCGAGCGCCGCCAGGGAGGAGTTCGTCGAGAGCGTCCAGCGGATGCGCGAGCGGGTCATGGAGCACATCGACCCGGAGGACGCCCCGTACCAGCTCAAGCTCGGCGCTGGCGGGCTGCGCGACATCGAGTTCACGGTGCAGCTCCTGCAGCTCGTGCACGGTCTCACCGACGAGTCGCTGCGCACGCGTGGCACGCTGGAGAGCCTTGACGCGCTGGTCGCCGGCGGCTACATCGGTCGGGCGGATGCGGGGACCTTCGCGGACGACTACCGCGTGCTGCGGCTCATGGAGCACCGACTGCAGCTGCGCGACCTCAGCCGCACCCACCTCATGCCCAAGACGCCGGCGGGGCTGCGCATCCTGGCCCGCAGCACGAAGCTGGCGGACACGGGCGAGGGCGTCTGGGCCCGCTGGGAGAGCGTCCGGCGCGAAGTGCGCGACATCCATACCCGCCTCTTCTACCGCCCGCTGCTGAGCGCCGTGGCCGGGCTGCCCGAGGAGGAGCGCACCCTTTCCGCGGAGCAGGCCCACGACCGGCTCGCTGCGATCGGCTTCCGCGACCCGGCGGGAGCACTGCGGCACATCGGCGCGTTGACACGGGGACTCAGCCGCAAGGCGACGATCCAGCGGCACCTGATGCCCGTCATGGTGCGCTGGTTCGCCGATGGCAGCGACCCCGACTACGGTCTCCTGGCCTTCCGCCGCATCAGCGAGCGACTGGGCGACACATCGTGGTTCCTGCGCATGCTGCGGGATTCGTCCGGGGCAGCCGAAAGCCTCACTCGGCTGCTGTCGTCTTCGCGGTACATCGGGGAGCTGCTGGAGTGGATCCCGGAGTCGGTGGCCTGGCTGGACAGCGCCGAACGGCTGCGTCCACGCAGCGCGCGAGCGCTGGACGAGGAGGCCCGAGCGATCCAGACGCGCCATGAGACGGTCGCCGACGCGCTGCGGGCCGTGCGGGCTCTGCGGCGTCGCGAACTCCTGCGGACCGCCATGGCCGCGGTGCTCGACGTCGTCACCATCGAGGAGGTGGCCACCGCGCTCACCGACATCACGGATGCGACGATCCAGGCCGGCCTCCGCGCCGTTCTCCGCGAGGCCGTCCCGCCGGAGGACGCAGCGCTCGACTTCGCGGTCATCGGCATGGGGAGGTTCGGCGGTGCGGAGCTCGGCTTCGGGTCCGATGCGGACGTCCTTTACGTGTACGACGCGAACGGCGTCGACCCCGGCAGGGCGGAGAAGCTCGCGACGAGGATCGTGGCGGGTCTGCGCGAGCATCTGACCGATCATCGCCTTCCACTCGACCTCGACGCGGGTCTGCGGCCGGAGGGGCGCAACGGTCCGATCGTGCGGTCCATCGACGCCTACGCGGCCTACTACCGTCGCTGGTCGCTGTCGTGGGAGGCTCAGGCGCTGCTGCGGGCGCGTGGTGTCGCGGGCAGCGCGAAGCTCATGGGGCGGTTCATGGAACTCGCGGACAGTATCCGGTACCCGCAGGCGGTCGACCTCCAGGGCCTCCGGGAGATCAAGCGGATCAAGGCCAGGGTCGAGGGGGAGAGGCTCCCGCAGGGAACCGACCCGCGTCGTCACCTCAAGCTCGGGCCGGGGACTCTCAGCGACGTGGAGTGGCTCGTGCAGCTTCTCCAGCTGCAGCACGCGACCGATGTCCCGGGCCTGCGGACCACGTCGACCCTGCAGGCGCTCGACGCCGCGGTGGAGGCCGGGCTCGTCGAGGAGGACGACGGGGAGCGCCTCCGGACGGCGTGGCTGCTGTCGAGCCGGCTCCGCTCGGGGATCACTCTCCTGACGGGTCAGACGAGCGACGTGCTGCCCGCTGATCGCCGTCAGCTCGATGCCCTGGCCCGACTTCTCGGCTATCCGCCGCGGTCGGCGACACCACTCGAAGAGGAGTACCTGGCCGTCACGCGGCGCGCCCGGAGGACCTTCGAGCAGCTCTTCTACGGCTAG
- a CDS encoding diacylglycerol/lipid kinase family protein, which produces MTSPRIGVIWNPTKSDRDVLGEAVTIAFGEEADVRWGETTPDDPGRGVAAKAVEEGCALVIAVGGDGTIRAVAEALVGTEVALGIVPQGTGNLLARNLGVPLEGVLPALEHIRDSEPHRIDLGWVEFDGEEHAFSVMVGFGVDAQMLVETNDDLKDRAGWLAYVEAMGRALAGTEMTDITLQLDDEEPEEVRGHTLLVGNCGMLQGGIRLLPDAVLDDGLLDMLLISSDGALQWLDTVRSVVWDNGIRRMIGNVDQAVSTDSTTHVSAERIRVQLSAPQMFEIDGEEIGEIDAFTVRVQPGAVLVR; this is translated from the coding sequence ATGACCTCTCCTCGCATCGGCGTGATCTGGAACCCGACGAAGTCCGACCGGGATGTTCTCGGCGAGGCCGTCACCATCGCCTTCGGCGAGGAGGCCGACGTGCGGTGGGGCGAGACGACTCCGGATGACCCCGGCCGTGGCGTCGCGGCGAAAGCGGTGGAGGAGGGCTGTGCCCTCGTCATCGCGGTCGGCGGCGACGGCACGATCCGCGCCGTGGCGGAGGCTCTGGTCGGCACCGAGGTCGCTCTCGGGATCGTGCCGCAGGGCACCGGCAACCTGCTCGCGCGCAACCTCGGCGTGCCGCTCGAGGGCGTGCTCCCGGCGCTCGAGCACATCCGCGACTCCGAGCCCCACCGCATCGATCTCGGCTGGGTGGAGTTCGACGGCGAGGAGCACGCTTTCTCCGTCATGGTCGGCTTCGGCGTCGACGCGCAGATGCTCGTGGAGACCAACGACGACCTCAAGGATCGCGCCGGCTGGCTCGCCTACGTGGAAGCGATGGGGCGGGCACTCGCGGGTACCGAGATGACGGACATCACGCTGCAGCTGGACGACGAGGAACCGGAGGAGGTGCGTGGGCACACCCTGCTCGTCGGCAACTGCGGCATGCTCCAGGGAGGCATCCGTCTCCTGCCGGACGCCGTCCTCGACGACGGCCTCCTCGACATGCTGCTCATCAGCTCCGACGGGGCACTGCAGTGGCTCGACACCGTCCGCTCGGTCGTCTGGGACAACGGCATCCGTCGGATGATCGGGAACGTCGACCAGGCGGTCAGCACGGACTCCACGACTCACGTTTCGGCGGAGCGGATCCGCGTGCAGCTATCCGCGCCGCAGATGTTCGAGATCGACGGCGAGGAGATCGGCGAGATCGACGCGTTCACCGTCCGGGTGCAGCCGGGAGCCGTGCTCGTCCGCTGA